ATGCGCTTGCCGTACATGCGTCCCATGCGGAACCAGAAGCCGTCGCTGAGCAGGCACGCGCACACGGCCACCGCCAGCACGGCGGGCCAGCTGAAATCGCCATCGACGGACAAGGCGCCGGCGACGATCAGGATGGGATAGGCGGGAATCGGCAGGCCGATTTGTTCGATCAGTACGATCGCAAACACGATCAGCACGCCATATTCTTGCAGCAGGTGGATAAAGTTCGGCATATGGATATCTTAACGTAAAAACCGCGTGCCTATCCCCGCGCAATCTCGTCACGTTTTTCTGCAAGGCAAACGAACATTCGCCGCCGCAAATCCGTTTTTGTCGTCAAAAAGTCACATGGATCACAAATGTTACAGTTTAATTTACAGGGTTTTACCGACTTTTCCCATATTTTACACCGTTGATTTTTTGATATTTGGAATTTGAATTTACTGCCATCTTTGACGACGTTATCCGCATGTAGCGCGATGATCTCTTCCATACATGCATCATGCCCTGTCTTTTAGCAGAGCCAGCAAGTGAGGTTTTGCTTCCACCAAGCAGCAGTCCGGGCGAAACTGGTCACATTGACATGGTACTGATGAAATGTTTTTATAAAAAGCAAGGAGGCCAGATCCCTCCCTAACAGCGAACGCAGGCGTGCGGCCACGCGCCCATGCCAGGCAGTTCAACCAGTAAAAAAGCCAGTCCAGTGGAGAGATTTCAGCATGATGATGGAAAGAGTATTGTCCCGTTCGGTTCGCCTGATGTTCTCGGGCAGCGTCGCTGCCGCAACCTTGCTGGCAACGCCAGCCATGGCGCAAAACAATGATGCGCAAGGTGCTGCGCCTATCCAGCGCGTGGAAATCACCGGTTCGAGCATCAAGCGCGCAACGGCCGAAACCGCGTCGCCGGTACAAGTGATCACCAGCGAAGACTTGATGAAATCTGGCAAGGGCACGGTATCGGAATACCTGCAAACCCTGACCGCCGACGGCGCCGGCTCGCTGCCTACCGGCTTCGGCAACGGTTTCGCCGCAGGCTCCACCGCGATCTCGCTGCGCGGCCTGGGTGCAACCTCCACCCTGGTGCTGCTCAACGGCCGCCGCATGGCGCCGTTCGCCCGCGCCGATGACGGCCAGAAGAGCTTTACCGACATCTCGACCATCCCGATGCAAATCGTCGAGCGGATCGAAATCCTCAAGGACGGTGCATCGTCCACCTACGGCGCCGATGCGATCGCCGGCGTGGTCAACATCATCCTGCGCAAGGACTTCACCGGCCTGCAAATGAAGGCCGACACCGGCTTCTCGCGCTACAGCGATGCCAAGCAGAACAAGGCTTCGGTCACCTGGGGCAAGGGCAACCTCGACGAAGACAAGTTCAACGTCGTGTTCAACGCCGAATACTTCCAGGCTGACAGCCTGAAAAACAGCGACCGCAAGGACCGCGGCTACATCGGCAAGTCGGACCTGCGTCCTTACGGCTACCCGGTCGGCACCCAGTTCGCCGCTGGCTACATCGCCGGCGCCAACACCGCCAGCCCCAGCCCGACCGGATCGATCCGCAATCCATTGACCAACAACTACGTGTCGCTGCCGGGTTGCTCGACGCTGTCCGCTACCACCGACCAGACCGGTTCGGGCGGCGGCTGCCTGTGGCATAACGACCAGTTCCGCGACATGCAACCGGAAATCGAATCGATCAACCTGTACACCCGTGGTACCTGGCAGATCAACGACGATACCCAGGCATACGCCGAGCTCGGTTACTCGAAGCGCGACACGTCGTTCATGATGATCCCGGCGAACGTCACGCCGACCGTGGCGTTCCCGGCCAACGCTGCCAACCCGCAAGGCTTCATCAACTACGGCAACCTGGCGCTGCTGGCTGCAAGCCACCCGCAAAACCCGTACGGCGTGGCCACCCGCCTGCGCTACTCGGCCTTCGACGTCGGCGCCAGCACCCGTAGCGCCAACAACGAATTCAAGCGCGCCGTCATCGGCATCAAGGGTTCGGCCGCAGGCTGGGACTACGACGCCGGCTACACCCATTCCGAGTCGTCGCTGGACCTGGGCTACAGCAATATGATCAATATGAACGTGCTGCGTTCGGCCCTGAGCGACCCGACCTCGCGTTACTTCCCGTACTACATCGGCGACCAGGCTTACCGCAACCCGGCCTCGCTGTACGCAGCGCTGCGCGTGAACGCCACCTCGGTGTCCACCACCAAGCTCGACATCGTCGACTTCAAGGCATCGCGTGAACTGTTCGAGCTGCCAGGCGGCAAAATGGGCCTGGCCCTGGGCGGCGAATACCGCAAGGAACAACTGCGCAACCCATCGCTGTCGGGTTCGGAAGACGGCACCATCAACTCGAACTACGTGGCCGCCTTCGGCGACTCGAAAGTCAAGGCCGTGTTTGCGGAGATCCTGGCGCCAATCGTGAAAACCGTGGAACTGTCGGCCGCGCTGCGTTACGACAAGTACGACCGCTTCAGCTCGTCCACGCCGAAAGCCGGCATCAAGTGGACCCCGGTCAAGACCTTCGCCCTGCGCGGTACCTACACCGAGGGCTTCCGTGCTCCCGGCGCGGCCGAGAGCAACGTCGGTTCGCAATCGACCGGCTCGGCGCCGGTACGTGATCCGGTGCGCTGCCCGGGCGGCGTGCCGGCAGCTGGCGGCGCCACCTCGACCGATTGCGCGATCACCATCGCTGCCGTCAAAGTCGGTGACCCGAACCTGAAGCCGGAAGAATCGAAAGGCAAAACCCTGGGCCTGGTCTGGGATCCGCTGGAAGGCACGAGCCTGTCGCTGGACGCCTGGAAAATCAAGCGTACCAACGAAATCAACTCGCTGCCGTACGACCAGGCTGCCGCCCTGCCGACCGCAGTGCGTAACGATAACAACCTGGTGGTCAACGGCGCGGCGATTCCGAACACCGGTACCCTGGTGCTGACGCAGGCGCCTTACCGCAACTCGAGCTTCACCGAAGTCAGCGGTATCGACCTGGACATCAAGCAGCGCCTGCGCCTGGGCGCATATGGTCGCGCCGTCATCGGCCTGAACATGACCCACGTCGCTTCGTGGGTACGTAACGAGTCGGCCACCGTGCGTTACCAGTATGCTGGCACCCACGGCAACTGCGACACGTCGAACTGCGCCGGTACGCCGAAAAACAAGATCAACCTGAACGCCTCGTGGGATCTGGGTGACTTGAACGTGACCGGCAACGTCAACTACCGCAGCAAGATGGACAACACGGCGTATGCCGGCGCCCTGTGCGCCAATACCCTGGTGAGCGGCGCCAAAGCCCCGAACGCCAAGTGCGAAATCGCGTCGTTCACCACGCTGGACCTGTCGACGCGCTACAACATCAGCAAGCAGCTGACCCTGTTCGCGTCGATGAACAACGTGCTCGACAAGATGGCACCGCTCGATCCACAAACCTACGGCGGCATGAGCTACAACCCGATGGACGCTTCCGGCGCCATTGGCCGCTACATGAAACTGGGCGCCAGCTACAAGTTCTTCTAAGCGTCTGACGGTTTAATACAACAAAGCCGGGCCTGCTGAACAGCGGCCCGGCTTTTTTACGCATTGCTATTTGGAATAGTATTTTCCCAAGCTAAAATATTACCCTTTATGTAATTAGGAAAAAATCATGTCTCAGCGTTGGAGAAGTGCAGGTTGGACGGGCGGCCTGCTTGCCACATTAATTCTTGCCGCTTGCGGCGGAGGTGGCAGTGACTCGACAGCACCGGCGCCAACGGCGCCGACAGCACCGACGACGCCACCGGTCGTGGCGACCATGACAGTACAGTCGGGTACGCTTGCGCGCGTAATGGCCAGCAATGTCGGCGTCAACCTGGTAGTAACCGCTCAGGCCGCCAATTTCACGCCGACCGGCACCGTGTACGCCAGCGCCAGCGACGCCGCCGGTGTGTTGCAAGCACCAGTGCAAGTCACGGCAGGCGCCAGCGGCCTGTACACATTCTCGCTCGATACCGCCACCGGCGTGGCGCCGGGACGCTACAAGGGCAATGCCACCATCAAGCTGTGCAGCGACCAGGCATGCACGACCCCGCAAGCTGTGGCATCCATCAGCGTGCCCTACGACATCACCATCGTCGGTACCGAGACGGCCTGGCCTGGCGACAACCTCACTGCGCTGTCGGCGATGACTGGCGCCGGCGACTGGTCCACCTTCCAGGGCAACAGCGCCCACACCGGCTACGTGCCGGTCGAGATCAAGCCCGACCAGATCGCCCTGCGCTGGAAACGCGGCCTGACGGGCACCCCCGCCAGCTCGAACGGCAACACCGTGGCGCCACAGGTCACCGCCAACGGCCTGCTGTACACGACCGACGCCACCTCGCTCTATG
This is a stretch of genomic DNA from Duganella zoogloeoides. It encodes these proteins:
- a CDS encoding TonB-dependent receptor; translation: MSRSVRLMFSGSVAAATLLATPAMAQNNDAQGAAPIQRVEITGSSIKRATAETASPVQVITSEDLMKSGKGTVSEYLQTLTADGAGSLPTGFGNGFAAGSTAISLRGLGATSTLVLLNGRRMAPFARADDGQKSFTDISTIPMQIVERIEILKDGASSTYGADAIAGVVNIILRKDFTGLQMKADTGFSRYSDAKQNKASVTWGKGNLDEDKFNVVFNAEYFQADSLKNSDRKDRGYIGKSDLRPYGYPVGTQFAAGYIAGANTASPSPTGSIRNPLTNNYVSLPGCSTLSATTDQTGSGGGCLWHNDQFRDMQPEIESINLYTRGTWQINDDTQAYAELGYSKRDTSFMMIPANVTPTVAFPANAANPQGFINYGNLALLAASHPQNPYGVATRLRYSAFDVGASTRSANNEFKRAVIGIKGSAAGWDYDAGYTHSESSLDLGYSNMINMNVLRSALSDPTSRYFPYYIGDQAYRNPASLYAALRVNATSVSTTKLDIVDFKASRELFELPGGKMGLALGGEYRKEQLRNPSLSGSEDGTINSNYVAAFGDSKVKAVFAEILAPIVKTVELSAALRYDKYDRFSSSTPKAGIKWTPVKTFALRGTYTEGFRAPGAAESNVGSQSTGSAPVRDPVRCPGGVPAAGGATSTDCAITIAAVKVGDPNLKPEESKGKTLGLVWDPLEGTSLSLDAWKIKRTNEINSLPYDQAAALPTAVRNDNNLVVNGAAIPNTGTLVLTQAPYRNSSFTEVSGIDLDIKQRLRLGAYGRAVIGLNMTHVASWVRNESATVRYQYAGTHGNCDTSNCAGTPKNKINLNASWDLGDLNVTGNVNYRSKMDNTAYAGALCANTLVSGAKAPNAKCEIASFTTLDLSTRYNISKQLTLFASMNNVLDKMAPLDPQTYGGMSYNPMDASGAIGRYMKLGASYKFF